The following are from one region of the Hippocampus zosterae strain Florida chromosome 9, ASM2543408v3, whole genome shotgun sequence genome:
- the LOC127607571 gene encoding rho GTPase-activating protein 40 has product MGGREEVIVNSALEPNKQFPRWNNIRLRPSQKPIRIRNLRQSSQKRNSRDPSPTEMSVEPWASPQDQAAAEHSARTPPPSPSSQDQEQHPDKLCLDSFWKEVETIRLGGGLADLDSTRRDSRQSEEGEQEEQWLADAGLSNLIGEGSEDVDNAVLLSTLTRTQAEAVQRRVDSYTMSLRKRNKPAPRHVRDIFDMPLRQGLSESQRSEELAQNSMAPVSKSPHSAPREEIFFTDVAYCEQAVIFLKLARLSPSNIQRRREESTLPRIIFTKSRLGVTRIQDLSHADMKKVRQLALIDMTALCDLIGLEVKRHKTAKRKLPESSLFGVPLATLLENDQKVKPATTTPLLLQELLTFLEKKGVDSEGILRVPGSLSRIKSLQQNLEANFYSGQIKWEEVSPNDAAALLKKFIRELPAPLLTAEYLNTFSAVRDISELKQKLHVLNLLILLLPEPNRNTLKALLEFLSKVVSREKRNRMNLWAVATIMAPNLFLHKAVPSRLTEGAEKGQVEKAADVMRLLIRYQDLLWTIPNFVMNQVRKLNENSNRRYQFYDRRFKNLLRKIHTDNKEKTEKNTSETRRTVKITIGDQVSGFMEFQINMDSRASDLLTQFYHQFIHSPETGKGQRRRNGSMSYSECALYEVGGNIGEHRLDPDTHLLDLYNSNSGGEWVLKMKPKTRSV; this is encoded by the exons atgggaggcagggaggaggtTATAGTGAACTCGGCACTGGAGCCCAACAAGCAGTTTCCGCGCTGGAACAATATCAGACTGCGTCCTTCACAGAAACCAATTCGGATCAGAAATTTAAGGCAGTCGTCACAAAAGAGGAATTCCAG AGACCCCAGCCCCACCGAGATGAGCGTGGAGCCCTGGGCCAGCCCGCAGGACCAGGCCGCCGCTGAGCACAGCGCACGCacgccgccgccctcgccgtcCTCCCAGGACCAGGAGCAGCATCCCGACAAACTCTGCCTCGACTCCTTCTGGAAAGAGGTGGAGACCATTCGACTGGGGGGCGGCCTCGCGGACCTCGACAGCACCCGGAGGGATTCCCGACAATCGGAAG aaGGTGAGCAAGAGGAGCAGTGGCTGGCCGACGCCGGTCTGTCCAACCTCATCGGCGAGGGCAGTGAGGATGTGGACAACGCCGTGCTTCTGTCCACGCTGACGCGGACGCAAGCCGAGGCGGTCCAGCGAAGAGTGGATTCCTACACGATGTCCCTACGCAAGAGGAACAAACCGGCACCGCGCCACGTCCGCGATATTTTTGACATGCCCCTCCGTCAG GGCTTGTCTGAGTCTCAGCGTAGTGAAGAATTGGCCCAGAACAGCATGGCACCCGTTTCCAAAAGCCCACACTCAG CTCCTAGGGAGGAGATCTTCTTCACCGACGTGGCTTATTGTGAACAGGCCGTCATCTTCCTCAAACTGGCCAGACTGTCTCCGAGCAACATCCAGCGAAGGAGGGAGGAAAGCACCTTGCCT CGAATAATCTTCACCAAGTCCCGTCTGGGAGTCACTCGAATTCAAGACCTGTCTCACGCCGACATGAAGAAGGTGCGCCAGTTGGCTCTCATCGATATGACGGCGCTGTGCGACCTCATCGGGCTGGAAGTGAAACGCCACAAGACGGCCAAGAGGAAATTGCCAG AGAGCTCGTTGTTTGGGGTGCCGCTAGCCACCTTGCTGGAGAACGACCAGAAAGTGAAGCCGGCAACAACCACTCCTCTCCTCCTACAAGAG CTTTTAACGTTCCTGGAGAAGAAGGGAGTCGATTCCGAGGGCATCCTGCGGGTTCCGGGATCTCTCTCCAGAATCAAG TCCCTGCAGCAGAACCTGGAGGCCAACTTCTATTCGGGTCAGATCaagtgggaggaagtgagtCCCAACGACGCCGCCGCACTGCTCAAGAAATTCATCCGAGAGCTCCCTGCTCCTCTGCTCACCGCCGAGTACCTCAACACCTTTAGCGCCGTCAGAG ACATCAGCGAGCTTAAGCAGAAACTGCACGTGCTGAACCTGCTCATTCTGTTGCTGCCTGAACCCAACAGGAACACTCTGAAG GCCCTCTTGGAGTTTCTCAGCAAGGTGGTGTCCCGGGAGAAGAGGAACAGGATGAACCTGTGGGCCGTGGCAACTATCATGGCTCCCAACCTCTTCCTCCACAAGGCCGTGCCCAGCAGGCTGACCGAGGGAGCCGAAAAGGGGCAGGTGGAGAAGGCCGCTGATGTCATGAGACTCCTCATCCGCTATCAGGACCTGCTGTGGACG ATTCCAAATTTTGTCATGAACCAGGTGCGGAAGCTAAACGAGAATAGCAATCGGCGCTACCAGTTTTACGATCGCCGCTTCAAGAACCTGCTAAGGAAGATCCACACTGACAACAAggaaaaaactgagaaaaatacCTCAGAG ACACGGCGTACGGTGAAGATCACCATCGGGGATCAGGTCAGCGGCTTCATGGAGTTCCAGATCAACATGGACTCACGAGCGTCCGACCTGCTGACCCAGTTTTACCACCAGTTCATCCACAGCCCTGAAACCGGGAAGGGCCAACGACGAAG GAATGGCTCCATGTCCTACTCAGAGTGCGCCCTGTACGAAGTGGGAGGCAACATCG GCGAGCACCGCCTGGACCCCGACACACACCTATTGGATTTGTACAACAGCAACTCAGGAGGTGAGTGGGTCCTCAAGATGAAGCCCAAAACCAGAAGCGTGTGA